In Nicotiana tabacum cultivar K326 chromosome 19, ASM71507v2, whole genome shotgun sequence, one DNA window encodes the following:
- the LOC107773077 gene encoding uncharacterized protein LOC107773077 codes for MVIKLSTLKLPKKIPNWVCSKSSLSSLSGACRIQITPETNQPSTPSSDFDSKIQLVKTKLHPETLASVLDSTTDLDSSLKLFKWASLQKRFHHSADTYFQIILKLGMAGKIDEIEGFCNEMVKEKCPNYEQVPLALLDAFVRNNRLSEALCVLSCINLSSLKPSISVFNQLLGALITEKKEFKDVLFVYKEIVKAGIGPNIDTLNYLIEALFAANRVDAALDQYKRLHKKGCNPNGRTFQIIIGELVARRKVDEALVILDDMFRIRCEPDYSSFYTHIIPLFSKMNKLDVVTRLFSMMRESKVLPDTPTYGAMIKCLCENLLVVDAIKLVDEMVYSDVRPDDDVFMSIIDGLCELNMLSEAKKFLNDKEVARVLPYNALLEAILDDDAFSMARDLFGEMLERNITDQLSWNIMIRYLCDNKRLNDALKYLAGMTVSSISPDSSTYSALIIGNCKLGECDNALALFHLLSAKAGLNIDLISYAQLIECLCQKEKIQEAAEVFCFMSTRKCALQSIPFDKLMKGLCTSGYAGRAIKMLPLAYYSGTLSSTAAYNSVLQGLFSLGRESDLFIVISRMIIDGCTLDAETYCILIRGMTSLERIEKSALFLGSMLSRGLSPDSETLAELLEYLVKNSQVHVILSSVDKLVAEFEVVDSAMYNMLINALLKEGYKNKASFLLDLMLEKGWVPDASTHALLVGSSVEDETFSKKRSHDSLITQDTVGNILAEGLGNSDGPDYRL; via the coding sequence ATGGTGATAAAGCTCTCAACTTTAAAGCTTCCCAAGAAAATCCCCAACTGGGTTTGTTCAAAATCCTCTCTTTCTTCACTCTCTGGTGCTTGTAGGATtcaaatcacccctgaaaccaATCAACCCTCTACCCCTTCTTCTGACTTTGATTCAAAGATTCAACTTGTAAAGACTAAGCTTCACCCTGAAACCTTAGCCAGCGTTCTTGATTCCACTACTGATTTGGATTCTTCGTTGAAGCTATTCAAATGGGCTTCCCTTCAAAAAAGGTTTCATCACTCTGCTGATACTTATTTTCAGATAATCTTGAAGCTAGGTATGGCTGGAAAAATAGATGAAATTGAAGGATTTTGTAATGAGATGGTAAAGGAGAAATGTCCAAATTATGAACAGGTTCCTTTGGCTTTGTTAGATGCATTTGTTAGAAATAATAGGCTTAGTGAGGCTTTATGTGTTCTTTCTTGTATAAATTTGAGTAGCTTAAAGCCCTCTATATCTGTATTTAATCAATTATTGGGTGCACTTATAACGGAAAAGAAAGAATTTAAGGACGTATTGTTCGTTTATAAAGAGATTGTGAAGGCTGGAATTGGTCCCAATATTGATACACTTAATTATCTGATAGAGGCTTTGTTTGCTGCCAATCGTGTCGATGCTGCATTGGACCAATACAAACGTCTTCATAAGAAAGGTTGTAATCCTAACGGAAGGACTTTTCAGATAATTATTGGTGAACTTGTTGCAAGGCGTAAAGTGGATGAGGCACTTGTAATTTTGGATGATATGTTTAGAATACGGTGTGAACCGGATTATTCTAGCTTTTATACTCATATAATTCCTTTATTTAGTAAGATGAATAAATTAGATGTAGTAACGAGGTTGTTCTCTATGATGAGAGAATCTAAGGTTCTTCCGGATACACCAACTTATGGGGCAATGATAAAGTGTTTGTGCGAGAATCTTCTTGTGGTTGATGCTATAAAACTTGTAGATGAGATGGTGTATAGTGATGTTAGGCCAGATGACGACGTGTTCATGAGTATAATAGATGGATTATGTGAATTGAATATGTTGAGTGAAGCTAAGAAGTTTTTGAATGACAAAGAAGTTGCACGTGTATTGCCTTACAATGCACTTCTTGAAGCTATTCTAGATGATGACGCCTTTAGTATGGCCAGAGATCTGTTTGGTGAAATGCTTGAAAGAAACATCACAGATCAGCTTTCTTGGAATATCATGATTAGATACCTGTGTGATAATAAAAGGCTGAATGACGCCTTGAAGTATCTTGCTGGAATGACTGTTTCCTCCATTAGCCCTGATTCATCAACATATTCTGCTCTCATCATTGGCAACTGCAAATTAGGTGAATGTGACAATGCTTTGGCTTTGTTTCATCTACTTAGTGCCAAAGCTGGGTTAAATATAGATTTGATATCATATGCTCAACTTATTGAGTGTCTTTGCCAGAAGGAAAAGATTCAGGAAGCTGCTGAAGTATTTTGCTTCATGTCAACAAGGAAATGCGCTCTTCAGTCCATCCCGTTTGACAAGCTTATGAAGGGACTTTGTACTAGTGGCTACGCTGGTAGAGCAATCAAAATGCTACCATTGGCATATTATTCTGGTACATTGTCTTCTACTGCTGCTTACAACAGCGTATTGCAAGGCCTATTCAGTTTAGGCAGAGAAAGTGATCTCTTTATAGTGATCTCGAGAATGATCATAGATGGTTGTACCCTGGATGCGGAAACATATTGCATTCTCATTCGGGGCATGACTTCACTTGAGCGTATAGAGAAGTCCGCCCTGTTCTTGGGTTCAATGCTTAGTCGGGGTCTATCACCAGATTCGGAAACACTTGCTGAACTTCTAGAATATCTGGTGAAAAACTCTCAGGTCCATGTGATACTTTCTTCAGTAGATAAACTCGTCGCAGAATTTGAAGTTGTTGATTCAGCTATGTACAACATGCTGATAAATGCCCTCTTGAAAGAGGGATACAAAAACAAGGCCTCTTTCTTACTGGATTTGATGTTGGAAAAGGGATGGGTCCCTGATGCTAGTACTCACGCTTTATTAGTCGGTTCCAGCGTGGAAGATGAAACATTTTCCAAAAAGCGTTCCCATGACAGTTTGATCACACAGGATACTGTTGGCAATATACTTGCTGAGGGTCTGGGGAATTCAGATGGACCTGACTACAGACTATAA